The Chlorocebus sabaeus isolate Y175 chromosome 6, mChlSab1.0.hap1, whole genome shotgun sequence genome has a segment encoding these proteins:
- the LOC103234274 gene encoding LOW QUALITY PROTEIN: uncharacterized protein (The sequence of the model RefSeq protein was modified relative to this genomic sequence to represent the inferred CDS: inserted 1 base in 1 codon; deleted 3 bases in 2 codons): MSGDEGPQRTFSARGICPRFAQDLWPEQGMVDSFQKVILRRYEKYGPENLQLRKGYKSVDECKVNKEGYNGHNQCFTTAQSKVFQSDKYLKVLFKFLNSNRHKIRHTEKKSSKGKKCVKPFCMLSHKTQHKSIYHREMSYKCKECGKTFNWSSTLTNHRKIYTEEKLYKCEEYGKASKQLSTLTTHEIIHAGEKLYKCEECGEAFNQPSNLTTQKIIHTGEKTYKCEECGKTFIWSSTLTEHKRIHTRKKPYSCEECGKAFIWSSTLTRHKRMHTGEKPYKCEECGKAFSQSSTLATHKIIHTGEKRYKCLECGKAFKQLSTLTTHKIIHVGEKLYKCEECGKGFNRSSNLTTHKIIHTGEKPYKCEECGKAFIWSSTLTKHKRIHTREKPYKCEECGKTFIWSSTLTRHKRMHTGEKPYKCEECGKAFSQSSTLTTHKIIHTGEKPYKCEECGKAFNWSSTLTNYKIIHTEEKPYQCEKCGKAFKQSSILTNHKRIHTGEKPYKCEECGKSFSRSSTFTKHKVIHTGVKSYKCEECGKAFFWSSTLTKHKRIHTGEQPYKWGKCGKAVNXYLTTDRITHWREILQV, from the exons gtaTATGTCCTCGTTTTGCTCAAGACCTTTGGCCAGAGCAGGGCATGGTTGATTCTTTTCAAAAAGTAATACTGAGAAGATATGAAAAATATGGACCTGAGAATTTACAGTTAAGAAAAGGCTATAAAAGTGTGGATGAGTGTAAGGTGAACAAAGAAGGTTATAATGGACATAACCAGTGTTTCACAACTGCCCAGAGCAAAGTATTTCAaagtgataaatatttgaaagtcttatttaaatttttaaattcaaacagACATAAGATAAGACATACTGAAAAGAAATCTTCCAAAGGTAAAAAATGTGTCAAACCATTTTGCATGCTTTCACATAAAACCCAACACAAAAGCATTTATCATAGAGAGATGtcctacaaatgtaaagaatgtggaaaaacctTTAATTGGTCCTCAACCCTTACTAATCATAGGAAAATTTATACTGAAGAGAAACTCTACAAATGTGAAGAGTATGGCAAAGCTTCTAAGCAACTCTCAACCCTTACTACACATGAAATAATTCATGCTGGAGAGAAactctacaaatgtgaagaatgtggtgAAGCTTTTAATCAACCCTCAAATCTTACTACACaaaagataattcatactggagagaaaacttacaagtgtgaagaatgtggcaaaacatTTATCTGGTCCTCAACCCTTACtgaacataagagaattcatactagAAAGAAACCCTACAgctgtgaagaatgtggcaaagcattTATATGGTCCTCAACCCTAACTAGACATAAGAGGatgcacactggagagaaaccctacaaatgtgaagaatgtggcaaagcttttagcCAATCCTCAACCCTTGctacacataagataattcatacaggagagaaacgCTACAAATGTttagaatgtggcaaagcttttaagcAACTCTCAACTCTTACTACacataaaataattcatgttggagagaaactctacaaatgtgaagaatgtggcaaaggtTTTAATCGATCTTCAAATCTTActacacataagataattcatactggagagaaaccttacaagtgtgaagaatgtggcaaagcttttatcTGGTCCTCAACCCTTactaaacataagagaattcatactagggagaaaccctacaaatgtgaagaatgtggcaagaCATTTATT TGGTCCTCAACCCTAACTAGACATAAGAGGatgcacactggagagaaaccctacaaatgtgaagaatgtggcaaagcttttagcCAATCCTCAACCCTTACTAcgcataagataattcatactggagagaaaccctacaaatgtgaagaatgtggcaaagcctttaactgGTCCTCGACTCTTACTAAttataagataattcatactgaaGAGAAACCCTACCAATGTGagaaatgtggcaaagcctttaagcAGTCTTCAATCCTTACTAaccataagagaattcatactggagagaaaccctacaaatgtgaagaatgtggcaaatctTTTAGCCGGTCTTCAACTTTTACTAAACATAAGGTAATTCATACTGGAGTAAAatcctacaaatgtgaagaatgtggcaaagcctttttCTGGTCCTCAACCCTAactaaacataagagaattcatactggagagcaACCCTATAAATGGGGAAAATGTGGCAAAGCTGTTA CCTACCTCACCACAGATAGGATAACTCAT TGGAGAGAAATATTACAAGTATGA